The Pandoraea vervacti DNA window CCGCCGCGCTGCCTTGCCGACTGAGTAGTTGCATCATTTCGTCCGGCGCGGCCTTTGTCGTCGCCTGCGTAGTGGAGGAGGTCGGAGCCGATGAAGAAGACGGCAGCGTCGTCGCGGCAGCGGTCAGCGCCGCCGTTGCGGCCGACGCGCTCAGCGGTGCAGGGACCGGGTTCGTGGTGGCGGCGATTTCGGCGGCTGCACCGGACGCCGCAGCGTCCACCGCCGCGAGCGCCTGTGCCCGTGCAAGCGCGGCCGACGCCTCATTGGCGGGATTGGCCGCCGTCGATGGCGTCGATGCCAGCGGGAGACTGTTGCCGGCGTTAAAGGGCGTGACGGCAAGACCGCCAGGCGGCTTGGGCACCGGATCGACGTACGGCGCGCGCAGATTCCACCAGATGCCGAGCAGGGCAATGGCGGCGAACAACGCCGTGCCGATCACCAGCGCACTGTTGAGCCACCCGGGCTCGCCCCTGCGCTCACGTCGTGCGCGCTTTCCCGACGACGACGTCGTATTGGACGAAGGTGTCCCGAGCCCAGCGGCTGCGCCGTCGGCATTGGCCACGCCGGGGTCCGATGCGGCGGCAGGGGTGGCCGCCATGGCCGCCGTAGCGGCCGTAGCGGCCGTAGCGGCCAGCGCGTCATCCCGGAAACCCGGTTCGGCATCCGCGAGGGGCGCCCCGCACTTCACACAGCGCAGAGCACGCGTCGCATTGTTCGTCCCACAGGTTGGACATTGCACGGCGACCTCACCACGATGGCAATGTTTTTCATTATAGGCACCCGCTCGATGTCGACGCCAGCGTGTCCCCGCCCATGCGGGGCGACGCGTCGCGTCGACCCCACAGTGTGTGCCGCAGGCGTTGGCAACGCCCTCGGGGTGTCACGGCCCCGCGCCTCGTGCGTGATAGACTTGCCCACCACCCGACGCATGCGCCCTCGCGCTCAACGCATCGACCGGGCGAATGGCAACCCCTTCCGACAGGCGGCACGCGGCCATTGCTTTCGTCTTCACTCTTCATCCCCATCGCTTCACACCATGTCGTCCTTCCCGCTCAATCCTGCCCAGAACGAAGCCACGCATTATTTCGATGGCCCCTGTCTCGTGCTGGCCGGTGCGGGCAGCGGCAAGACGCGCGTCATTACGCAGAAGATCGCATGGCTCATCGAGGCGAAGGGTTTCGAGCCGAAACATATCGCGGCGGTGACCTTCACCAACAAGGCCGCTGCCGAAATGCGCGAGCGGGTGGCCAAGCAGCTCGAAGGCAAAACGCTGACCACGCCCGGCAAGGAAGGCCGCAAGGTCCCCGTCAATCAGCTCACGATCTGTACCTTCCACTCGCTTGGCGTGCAGATTCTTCGGCGCGAGGCGGAGAACGTCGGCCTCAAGCCGCAATTCTCGATTCTCGATGCCGACGACTGCTTCGGCCTGATTCAGGAACAGCTCGGCACGACCGACAAGGCGATGATTCGCGGCGTGCAAACGGCCATCTCGCTCTGGAAGAACGGTCTGGTCACGCCCGAAGTGGCGCTGGCCGCCGCTGAAACCGCCGACGAGCATCAGGCCGCCGTCGTCTATCGCAATTACATGGCGACGTTGCAGGCCTATCAGGCTGTCGATTTCGACGATCTGATCCGTCTGCCGGCAGAGCTCTTCGAGCGCGACGAGGAAGTGCGCGACCGCTGGCAGAACAAGTTGCGCTATCTGCTCATTGACGAGTATCAGGACACCAACACCTGCCAGTACCTCCTGCTCAAGCTGCTTGCGGGCCCGCGCGCCGCCTTCACGGCGGTGGGCGACGACGATCAGGCGATCTACGGATGGCGTGGCGCGACGCTGGAAAACCTCAAGCAATTGCAGGTCGACTTCCCGACGCTCAAGGTCATCAAGCTCGAACAGAACTACCGCTCGACGTCGCGCATTCTGACAGCGGCAAACAACGTCATCGCCAAGAATCCGAAAATCTTCGAGAAGAAGCTGTGGAGCGAACACGGTCTCGGCGATCCGATCACGGTGACCGCCATGAACGACGAAGAGCACGAGGCCGAGTCCGTCGTCTTCCGTCTGTCCGCGCACAAGTTCGAGCGCCGCGCGGAATTTCGCGACTACGCGATCCTGTATCGCGGCAACCATCAGGCGCGCATCTTCGAACAGGTGCTGCGTCGAGAACGCATTCCTTATGTGCTCTCCGGTGGCCAGTCCTTCTTCGACAAGGCGGAAATCAAGGACCTTTGCGCCTATCTGCGCCTGCTTGCCAACCCCGACGACGATCCCGCCTTCATTCGCGCGGTCACCACGCCGCGACGCGGGGTGGGCAGCACCACGCTCGAAGTGCTGGGCAGCTTTGCGGGGCAGGCCAAGGTGTCGCTTTTCGAGGCGGTCTACATGGGCGCGGTCGAAGCCCGCTTGCAACCGCGTCAGCTGGACCCGCTGCGCGCGTTCTGCGACTTCATCCAGCGCATTGCGGCGCGCGCGGCGCGCGACCCCGCCAACGAGGTCATCGACGATCTCATGGAAGGCATCCACTACGAAGCCTATCTGTACGACACGTTCGACGAGCGTCAGGCGCAATCGCGCTGGACCACCGTGCTGGAATTTCTCGAATGGATGAAGCGCAAGGGCACGCGCAGCGAGGTGTCCGCCACGGCCGAGGGCCTCGATTCGCTCGACGCGCAGGACGACGATGCCAAGAGTCTGATGGAACTGACGCAGACCATCGCGCTGATGTCGATGCTCGAAGGTCGCGACGGCGACGACCCCGACGCCGTGCGGCTGTCGACACTGCACGCGTCCAAGGGACTGGAATATCCGCACGTGTTTCTCGTCGGCGTGGAAGAAGGCATCCTGCCGCACATCCGCGAAGACGAGGAAGTTACCGCCGAGAAGATCGAGGAAGAACGTCGCCTGATGTATGTGGGCATCACGCGCGCGCAGCGAACGCTGCAATTGTCGTGGTGCAAAAAGCGTAAGCGCGCACGGGAAACCTATTCGTGCGAAGTGTCGCGTTTCGTGCCGGAGATGCAACTCGACGAAGCGCCGCCTCCGCCGCCCGAAGACGCCCCCATGTCGCCCAAGGACCGGCTCGCCAGCCTCAAGGCGATGCTCGCCGGCGGCGCGAACAAGACGCCGGGCGCATCTGGCGCCTAATGATCTGGCGCCTGAAACGAAGAGCCCCCGCGGGCGGGGGCTGGTCTGAGGAACGGCGACGTCCTTACCGGGGCTGTCGGCGGCGGCAGGCTCGCCGGGAAGCCAATGCTGGCTTGCTGCTCGAACTGCTACTTGCCACTACCCGAAGACGTCTGGTCACATGCGGCGGCCGGGCTCGACGCCACGACGACTCCCGCCAGACCGGTCAAACAAAGCAGGACTGCAACCATCAATTTCCGCATAGGCTCGCCTCCTCTCGTCAGGTGGAATCAGGTGAGGTTTCACTATAGAACCCCATCCTTTCGAAGACAAAGATATCTTGACCATCGCTGCTGCGCGGGCGATAGTCGGTAAAAAATGGGCGAAACAATACGTGAAATGCGTTGATTTCGGTCCAATGCCCACACCCTCCTGCAACGTCAGGCGTCATCTCCGACGCACACCGCAGCGACGCGTGTGCGGCACCGGCCTCAAGTCTTTGTGGAGCGTGGTGCGTGAGACTGCATATCCTGTCCGACCTGCATTTGTCCGTGGCCCCGCTGGCCATTCCCGACGTGGACGCCGATGTCACGATTCTTGCCGGCGACATCGGCCGTCCGGCTCAGGCCATCGAATGGGCGAAGCAATTGCCGCGCCCGGTCATTTATGTCCCCGGCAACCACGAGTTTTACGGCGCGACGCTTGCCGGCACACTGGCCGAATTGCGACGCCTCACCGCCGGTAGCAACGTCCATCTGCTGGAGCGCGGCGCCGCGGTGATCGGCGGCGTGCGCTTCGTCGGCACCACCTTGTGGAGCGACTTCGCGTTGTACGACGCCGAAGGCAAGCATGACGCAGTGATCGAGGAATCGCAGAAGTTCGTTCGGGACTTCACGCGCATACGCGTCGGGGACCCCGCCGCCCCCTGGTCGGATTTGCCGTTCTTCACGCCCAACGATTGCGCCGCGCTGTGTCGCGAGAACGTGGCCTGGCTCGCGCGCGTGCTCGCCACGCCGCACGACGGCCCGACTGTCGTCGTCACTCATCACGCGCCGACACCGCAGAGCATTCATCCGCGCTTTGCGGGCTCGCTCGTCAATCCGGCGTTCATTTCGGATTTGACCTCGCTCATCGAGCCGTCGGACGCCGCGTTGTGGGTCCATGGCCATACGCACGATTCGTTCGACTATCGCGTCGGGCACACGCGGGTGCTGTGCAATCCGCGCGGCTACTGTTTCGAGGGGCGGGTCGAGAACCCGGCGTTCGATCCGCAGAAGGTGGTGAAGGTGTGATCCCCTCGTCGCCATCGGCAGGACGAAATGGCCGAGCGCAGCGGCCGAGAGCAGAAAGCAAAATCCCCGCCGAAGCGGGGATTTTTTCATGGGAGCGTCCGAGCGTGCGAGGCGCTTACTTGGCCGCGCTCACCATATAGTCGACGGCGGCCTTGACGTCGTCGTCCGACGCGTTGGCGGCTCCGCCCTTCGGCGGCATGGCGTTCAGCCCCTTGATGGCGGCATTGTGCAGCGTGTCGATGCCCGTGGCAATGCGCGGCGCCCATGCCGCCTTGTCGCCGAACTTCGGTGCGTTCATCACGCCGCTGGCGTGGCAAGCCATGCAGACGGTGTCGTAGAGCTTCTTGCCTGCCTCAAGGTTACCGCCGGCGCTGGCGGCAGCCGGTGCGGCGGTCTTGAGCGAGGCCATGGCCGCCGCCGCTGCGGCAGCGCTTCCGGCGTCGGCGCCCGACGCGGCAGCCGGCGCAGACGCCGGGGCGGCAGCACCCGCGGCCGGCTTCGCCGGTTCGGCTGGCTCTTGCAGCTTGCCGCCCGAGGCGTTGGCCATGTAGACGATGGCGCGACCGATTTCGTAATCCGTCACATCGTCGGGGCTGGTGCCGCCGCGTGCGGGCATGGCGCCCTTGCCGGCCAGCGCGATCTTGAGCATTTCGTCGTAACCGGGTTTGATGCGCGGCGCCCAGTCTTCCGTCGAGCCGAGCTTCGGCGCGCCTGCGGCGCCGGACGCGTGGCAAGCTGCGCAAACGGCCTTGTAGAGTTGTTCGCCGGTCTGGTAGACACGCGGCGCGTTGGCGTCCTTGACCTCGACGTGCGCCACGGGCGCAATGCGCTCGGCGATGGCTTTTTCGGTCATGGCGGAACTGCCCGCACCGGTCAGGGCATTGTTGCCCACATAGTTGACCAGCAAGACGATGATGACGATGGGAACGAGGAAGCCGGCAATGACGGCGGCGATGAGCTGCTTGGGTGTTTTGATCAGGGACTCGTGCTCGTTATGTGCTTCACTCATGCGGATCTCTCAATAGTTTTTGTGGAAACCGAGTGCATCACACCGGATAGCCCGCACCAGAAGCTGGCATGATCCAGTCAAAATAACGAACCATTGTAGCAACAAACCTTCAGGCGATGACACGCCAAGGCAGTGCGCAGACGCCGCAAAAAGTCCCGTATTTTCCCTAACTTACGCGAAAGGCAAAGCGGTGTTCCGCGTGCTTCGTGCGCAAAGTGCGGACGCACTGCATGCACGTCAATTCCGCGCGGGACGGGCGTCCGGCAGCGAATTGCCGCATTGTGGGGCGCGCGAATGCACGGGGCATGGACGCCACGCGGCAAAACCGCTATGCTTCTACCTCTTTGCCTGCCGGTCGCGCGCTCGCGCATTCTTCTTTACCGGTGGTCAGCACAGCGCCCGTAGCTCAGGGGATAGAGTATCGGCCTCCGAAGCCGAGGGTCACTGGTTCGATTCCAGTCGGGCGCGCCAATTGCAATCAGCACCGTTCACGCCGCGTCGCCCTCCGTCGGCACAGCATCCCCCCGGTTTTCGCCGTTCCGTTTCCCTTCGGTCCCGCTTCCTTTTTCCCGTTTTCCCGCCGGTCCGGGCCATTGGGCGAATCTCGAAGGTCGACCCGCCCCTTGGGTGCCACGATTTGCCGACAGGTCGGTGGTCCGGCGATTCGATTCGTTGGGGACGAAACTGATGAGATGCGGCGCGCCATCCGCTGTGTCGGAGCGTGAAACATGTGTATCAACGGACACTCTCACAGCACGGATGCGTCGCGCCACTGGCTGCCGTATCAGCCCCCGTCGGAACTTCGGCCTCCGTCTCCCGTGCCGCCCCCCGACAACTGTCTTGCCGCGCAGGCGATGGCACTGGACCTGAGCGTCGCCCGGCAAGCGCCCGTCTCGGACTTCGCGCTGACGCAAACGACGCCGAACGCGCATCCTGACTGGCAGCCCGGCAGGCCGGTGCCGCACTTGTCGCCCCCGAACGTGTCGACGTTGCGTGCACATGCGTTGTCAGCCAAGGCAGCGACCCAAAGCGTGTCGAGTCAACACATCCACCGTCCCAACGCGGGACACTTCAAGATCCGAATCGCCAGACAACTTCGCCTGCAGCACCCGTGGTACGACGAAGCGGCGATCGCGCAGGCGTCGGGGGCCTCGCTGTCGCAGATCAGACACGACCGCATCGGGCCGATACCGCAGGCGATCGCCTGCATTCTTAACGACTTGCCGCGGGAAAAGGGCGAGTTCACCCCTGCTTACCGACGCCGAATCCTTCAGGCATACCCATCGCTATCCACTCGGGAACGTACGTACGTCCAGCATTCGAGCCTGCGATGCAGAATTCCGCGCATCGGAAGCGACAACCAATATGGCCCGTTGCTCGATATCGCCCGAAGCCGCCCCCCGCACCGGGGGGAAAGCACCATGGCGTACGCACGTCGCCTTCACGCGCTGTACCCCGCCCTTTCGACGAACGCCCTCGCCAGACTGTCGGGCGCCAGACTGGACGTTCTGCGTACGGATACGGACTTCGTGGAATTGCCCGCGAAGTTGAAGGAGATTCTCGCGCTCGCCCCCGCCGAGCGTTTCACGACCAAGACGCAACATGCCATTTACCTGTTGCGATGGCCCGAGCTCACGGCGAAGGACATCGCCCTGCTGTCTCGCATGAAGCCATCGAACGTGAACGTCTATGTCATGCCGCATCGGCATCGGCTTTACGCCAGCCTGGTCTCGCCGTCCCGTCCCGGCGACGTCAAAAAACGACCAGCCGATCCACCAGTTGCGCCATCCGCGAATTCGACGCCGCCCACGATTGCACGGTCGACGACCGCCCGTCGAAGTACACCGTATTGATAACGGCCCCGTTCTGACTGAGCGTGAGCGTGGCGTACGCCAGATACTCGCTTGGCGAGTTTCCCCAAAGCGAATTGCGCCACGCGCGCCGCACCGTGTAATTGAGGACGACACAGCCCGTTGGCCAGGTGCCAGGGCTGTAGATCGTGCTGACGATGCCATACGCCCGCAGCCGACCCTGAATCGCGGGTAACAGATCGGAAATGCCGTCCGGCGAGAGTTCGATGCACATGCCGCGCGAGAGCAGTTCGGGCGCAGCCGGCTGCGTGGGCGGCGCCACCGACGGCAACTGATCGGAGAGTACTACGCCGGTGGACACCATCGTGGCCGCCACCTGCGCCGCGATCACAGGTGCGGGCGTCGCAAAGAAACAACCGCCCAGACTCATGCTGGCCGTCGCTGCCAGCGCCAGCACCGTCGCGAGGCGCTTCATCAGAAGGGCGACACGTCGAGCAGAATCGATTGCAACCAACCGCCGCTGGCGCCGCTGGCGACCTGGCCGTCGTCCACACGCGCGACCCTGGCCTGTCCGACCTTGCTCGAGGCCACCACGTTGGCCGGAGAAATATCGAATTTATTCACCACGCCGGTGAAGCGGAACGTCTCCATGTTGCGTCCCTGCATGACCTGCTTTTCACCGCCCACCACATAGGCGCCGTTGGGCAACACCTCCACGATGGCCACAGCGATGGTGCCGGTCAGCGCCGAGCTCGACGTATTGCTGCCATTTCCCTTGAAACTGCTGGCCTGCTGACCGATGTTGAACCACCGCTCCAGCACCGAATCGGCCCCGTCGGCCTTGGCGCTCTTGGCCGTCGCGCTCGCATTGCGCGTGGTATCGCTCTGCGATTTGCTCGCGCCGGTCGAATTCTCGGACACGGCGATCGTCAGCAGGTCGCCGACACGGTGCGCCACCGGCGTCTCGAACCAGTTCGTCGCCGTCGTCGGCTGATAGATGGATCCTGCGGTCTGCACGTTCGCCACGCGCGGCATCGGCATCACGGCCATGGGCGTTGTCGTCACCTGGGCACTGGAACACCCGCCCAGCGCGCCGCCCGTCATGGTGAGCACCGCAAACATTGCCGCCCGCGCCGGTGCGCGCCGCAGAACACGCGCAGCCATGTGCGCCAGCATCGAGAGTTTCGACATGGTGAGGCGCCCCCGCGCCGTTCCCGGATACCGCATCCGGATGTCTTTCGAGAATGAGAGAAACGATGGGCGGCGATACCGCCCGAAAACACGACGACGACGGCGCGGCTACCGCCCTCGAGAGGCATAGTAAGAAGCGCCGGTGGAGCCACTGCGCACAAATAGAGGAAAATTTGTGGAGGCCCGACGCGCCGCCCGCCGAAGCTGAGAGAATGGCGCGCCGACCCGGGCCAGGCCGCCTTCGCGCCAGACTGGGTCGAGTCATTTCGCTCGCGTGGCTTTGTCCCCGTCGAGCCGGTTCTCCCATCCATTGAGTCGGACGCACGCAACGCATGAACTCAGGCATCGCCCGCAAGCTGTTCCTCGCGATCTTCGCGACGGGTCTCGTCACGATGGCGGCCACCACGGTCGTCGTGCGCGCGGCCGTGAGCGGGCATGACTGGCTGCGTGGCGACAACCTGATGTATCTGGCGATCCTCGGCGTCGCGTTGCTGGGCGCCATCGCGTTGCGCGTCGCGCAGCGCCTGCTCGTGCCCGTCACCCCCTTGCTCGACGCCACGCACCGCATGGCCACGGGCGACTACAGCGTACGCGTGCCCACCGCCGGCGCCGACGAGCTTGCCCGGCTGGCCGTCGACCTGAACCGGCTGGCCGACACGCTGGCGCAAAACGACCGCTTGCGTCGCAACCTGCTCGCCGACATCTCGCACGAGCTGCGCACGCCGCTCTCGATCCTGCGGGGTGAAATCGAAGCGATGGAGGACGGCGTGCGACCGCTCACGCAGGACGCGCTCGCCTCGCTGCGCGTGGAAATCTCCCAGCTATCGAAGCTGATCGACGATCTGTACGAGTTGTCGCTCTCGGATGTGGGCGCGCTTACCTACGAATTTGCGCCGGTCGACATGACCGAACGTGTGGCGACCTCCGTGAGCGCGTTTCGCGACTGGTTCGACGCGAAGGGCATTTCGCTGAACGTCCATCTGCCTGACGAGACGCTCGTCGTCGACGGCGACCTGCACCGTCTCACCCAACTGATCGGCAACCTGCTTGAGAATTCGTTGCGCTACACCGACGGCGGTGGCGCGGTTAGCGTTTATCTGTCGGCAACTGACGCGCATTTGCGTCTCGAAATCGAAGACTCCGAGCCCGGCGTGCCGAACGACGCGCTGCCCCGCCTGTTCGAGCGACTCTTCCGTGTGGAGGCCTCGCGCAGTCGGCGCAGCGGCGGCGCCGGCCTTGGACTGGCGCTGTGCAAACACATCGTGGAAGCGCACGGCGGCCAGATCGTCGCGCGGCATTCGCCGCTGGGGGGGCTGGCGCTGTCGATCACGCTGCCGCGTCAGAACGAGGCCGCCCTCATCTCCCCTTCATCGGTCTGTGCACTGAGCGCGGCCACCGCGTGCTTCGGCACGCAAACCCTGACGACCCTGAGTTGAGCTCACCCGCCATGCACACGCATTCGTCGACATCCTCGCAGAGCATTTCGTCCACACTTGCGCTTCCCTCTTCTCCGGCGGGCGTCGCGGCGCCGCCCACTGCGGCAACGCTCGCCGACAGCGCCCCGATCCTGATCGTCGAAGACGAACCGAAGCTCGCGGCATTGCTCGCCGAGTACCTTCGTGTGGCCGGCATGCCCTGTCGGATTCTGACGGACGGACGGGACGTGCTGCCCGCCGTGCGCGTCACCGAGCCACGACTGGTGCTGCTCGATCTGATGTTGCCGGGTATGGACGGCCTGGAGGTGTGCCGCGCAGTGCGCGAGGTCTCCGAGGTGCCCATCGTGATGCTCACCGCCCGCGCGGCCGAGACCGACCGCCTGCTGGGGCTCGAACTGGGCGCCGACGACTATATCTGCAAGCCTTTCAGCCCGCGGGAAGTTGTGGCGCGCGTCAAGGCCATTCTGCGTCGGGTGCGGGGCAACGCCGTGCTGGCCGGCGCCGCCGCGAGCAGCACCGCGCCGCAAACGCCGGCGCTCGTCATCGACGCCGTGCGCCATCACGCCCGACTCGACGGACACGAACTGCCCCTTACCCCGGTCGAATTACGCCTGCTCGCCACGCTGGCGAGCCATCCCGACAAGACCTTTCCACGCGCCCACCTGCTCGATCGCATGTACGACGACCATCGCGTGGTCGCGGACCGCACCGTCGACAGCCACATCAAGAATCTTCGTCGCAAGTTGCAGGCGATCCGCCCGGACGAAGAAATCGTGCGCTCGATCTACGGCGTGGGGTACCGGCTCGAATTGCGCACGGACCGTGCGGGTGCGCTCGCGACGCGACGTGACGTCGCGGCTATCGACAACCCGGGCGCGGCGATGCCAGAATAGGCGCACCCGCGCCAAAGCGGGATCCATTGAGGAGAATGTCGATGCCACGCCGCACCGCCACGCTGTCCCCGATGTTCCTGTGTTCCGAGCCATCGAAACCTGCCGGCGCAACCTCCGGCGCCACGCCCGCTTTACTTGGCAGTCCCGAGTTTGACGGCAAACCAACCGCTCGGCGGTCCCTGCACGCGCGGTGGAAAATCGCCGCCGCCACCGCCTTGCTCGGCGCCAGCGGTTTTGCGTTCGCACAAACGCCCGTATGCTTCGACAGCGTCGGTCGCGCACTGCCCGCCGAGCAATGCTCCCAGGCCGCACGCGATCAGGCCGCAGCGCAGTCGGCGACCGCCGCAGCTGCCGAACCCAATCGTCGCGAGCATTGCCGCGCACTTGCCGACAAGATCGCCAACACGCCGGACAAGCCGGTGTACACCCGCGATCAACGGGTGGACTCGCCCGCAGGCAATCGCGTCGACATTCCTACACGCACGAACCCGCGCAAAGCGCTCAAAGAGCAATACATGCGCGAGTGCACGTAGGCGGGCGCCTACAAGTTAGCGAAAGTTAGCAGCACGTTAGCGGAACTTATCGCGCGATTTTCTTGACAATACCGGCAGAGACCGCATAATCGACGTCACGCCGATGCATTGCCATCCATGCTCGAAAAGCTCGAAAGAGGCTCGATCATGAAAGCGGATGGCACGCGACGCTCTCTGGCCGGTCACCCGCATCCACGCGGATTGCGGTAAAGGTTCGAAAGGTGTCACCGGCATCCGACGGATGCCAAAACGACCGTCCTCATCATCCGCTTCATTGCCGTTGGGCTTCGCTCCGTCAGGAGCATCCTCATCGGTCTGACGTTTTATCCGCATCCACGCCGTCACGCTCTGCGCGCGGCACACGCTTTCCGGAGGGAGAAAATGCAAAAACGCGAATTCCTGATGAAATCTTCCGTCGCGCTCGCCGCCGCCGCATTTGCGCTGGCCGGTTGCACGACCACCACGCCGTCGCAAGCCGACAAGAGCGACAGCTCCGCCGGCGCCAACACCAACAAGCGTCGCGAAATCGATTCCGCCGTGAGCGGTGCGCTCGACAAGATGTACGCGTCCGTGAAGGGTTCGCGCGAGCTGGTCAACAAGGCGCATGGCGTACTGGTGTTCCCGTCCGTGCTGCAAGCCGGCTTCGTCGTGGGTGGCGAATACGGCGAAGGCGCGCTGCGTGTCGGCGGCGCCACCAAGGGTTACTACAACACCGTGACCGCCTCGTTCGGCCTGCAAATCGGCGCCCAGTCGAAGGCCGTCATCTTCCTGTTCATGACACAAGACGCCCTCGACAAATTCCAGCGCACGGACGGCTGGACGGCAGGTGCCGACGCCTCGGTGGCCGTGGTCAAGATCGGCGCGAACGGTGCGGTCGATCTGAACACCGCCACCTCGCCGGTGGAGGTGATCGTGATGACCAACGCCGGTCTCATGGCCAACCTGAACATCGAAGGCACGAAGGTCACGAAGCTCAAGATCTGACGTACTGACGTTTGACGACTGACCACCCGGGTCGTCTCCAAAGGAAAAAGCGGCGCC harbors:
- a CDS encoding UvrD-helicase domain-containing protein; translated protein: MSSFPLNPAQNEATHYFDGPCLVLAGAGSGKTRVITQKIAWLIEAKGFEPKHIAAVTFTNKAAAEMRERVAKQLEGKTLTTPGKEGRKVPVNQLTICTFHSLGVQILRREAENVGLKPQFSILDADDCFGLIQEQLGTTDKAMIRGVQTAISLWKNGLVTPEVALAAAETADEHQAAVVYRNYMATLQAYQAVDFDDLIRLPAELFERDEEVRDRWQNKLRYLLIDEYQDTNTCQYLLLKLLAGPRAAFTAVGDDDQAIYGWRGATLENLKQLQVDFPTLKVIKLEQNYRSTSRILTAANNVIAKNPKIFEKKLWSEHGLGDPITVTAMNDEEHEAESVVFRLSAHKFERRAEFRDYAILYRGNHQARIFEQVLRRERIPYVLSGGQSFFDKAEIKDLCAYLRLLANPDDDPAFIRAVTTPRRGVGSTTLEVLGSFAGQAKVSLFEAVYMGAVEARLQPRQLDPLRAFCDFIQRIAARAARDPANEVIDDLMEGIHYEAYLYDTFDERQAQSRWTTVLEFLEWMKRKGTRSEVSATAEGLDSLDAQDDDAKSLMELTQTIALMSMLEGRDGDDPDAVRLSTLHASKGLEYPHVFLVGVEEGILPHIREDEEVTAEKIEEERRLMYVGITRAQRTLQLSWCKKRKRARETYSCEVSRFVPEMQLDEAPPPPPEDAPMSPKDRLASLKAMLAGGANKTPGASGA
- a CDS encoding metallophosphoesterase, with the protein product MRLHILSDLHLSVAPLAIPDVDADVTILAGDIGRPAQAIEWAKQLPRPVIYVPGNHEFYGATLAGTLAELRRLTAGSNVHLLERGAAVIGGVRFVGTTLWSDFALYDAEGKHDAVIEESQKFVRDFTRIRVGDPAAPWSDLPFFTPNDCAALCRENVAWLARVLATPHDGPTVVVTHHAPTPQSIHPRFAGSLVNPAFISDLTSLIEPSDAALWVHGHTHDSFDYRVGHTRVLCNPRGYCFEGRVENPAFDPQKVVKV
- a CDS encoding c-type cytochrome — its product is MSEAHNEHESLIKTPKQLIAAVIAGFLVPIVIIVLLVNYVGNNALTGAGSSAMTEKAIAERIAPVAHVEVKDANAPRVYQTGEQLYKAVCAACHASGAAGAPKLGSTEDWAPRIKPGYDEMLKIALAGKGAMPARGGTSPDDVTDYEIGRAIVYMANASGGKLQEPAEPAKPAAGAAAPASAPAAASGADAGSAAAAAAAMASLKTAAPAAASAGGNLEAGKKLYDTVCMACHASGVMNAPKFGDKAAWAPRIATGIDTLHNAAIKGLNAMPPKGGAANASDDDVKAAVDYMVSAAK
- a CDS encoding flagellar basal body L-ring protein FlgH, which gives rise to MSKLSMLAHMAARVLRRAPARAAMFAVLTMTGGALGGCSSAQVTTTPMAVMPMPRVANVQTAGSIYQPTTATNWFETPVAHRVGDLLTIAVSENSTGASKSQSDTTRNASATAKSAKADGADSVLERWFNIGQQASSFKGNGSNTSSSALTGTIAVAIVEVLPNGAYVVGGEKQVMQGRNMETFRFTGVVNKFDISPANVVASSKVGQARVARVDDGQVASGASGGWLQSILLDVSPF
- a CDS encoding ATP-binding protein, whose translation is MNSGIARKLFLAIFATGLVTMAATTVVVRAAVSGHDWLRGDNLMYLAILGVALLGAIALRVAQRLLVPVTPLLDATHRMATGDYSVRVPTAGADELARLAVDLNRLADTLAQNDRLRRNLLADISHELRTPLSILRGEIEAMEDGVRPLTQDALASLRVEISQLSKLIDDLYELSLSDVGALTYEFAPVDMTERVATSVSAFRDWFDAKGISLNVHLPDETLVVDGDLHRLTQLIGNLLENSLRYTDGGGAVSVYLSATDAHLRLEIEDSEPGVPNDALPRLFERLFRVEASRSRRSGGAGLGLALCKHIVEAHGGQIVARHSPLGGLALSITLPRQNEAALISPSSVCALSAATACFGTQTLTTLS
- a CDS encoding response regulator; this encodes MHTHSSTSSQSISSTLALPSSPAGVAAPPTAATLADSAPILIVEDEPKLAALLAEYLRVAGMPCRILTDGRDVLPAVRVTEPRLVLLDLMLPGMDGLEVCRAVREVSEVPIVMLTARAAETDRLLGLELGADDYICKPFSPREVVARVKAILRRVRGNAVLAGAAASSTAPQTPALVIDAVRHHARLDGHELPLTPVELRLLATLASHPDKTFPRAHLLDRMYDDHRVVADRTVDSHIKNLRRKLQAIRPDEEIVRSIYGVGYRLELRTDRAGALATRRDVAAIDNPGAAMPE
- a CDS encoding YSC84-related protein, giving the protein MQKREFLMKSSVALAAAAFALAGCTTTTPSQADKSDSSAGANTNKRREIDSAVSGALDKMYASVKGSRELVNKAHGVLVFPSVLQAGFVVGGEYGEGALRVGGATKGYYNTVTASFGLQIGAQSKAVIFLFMTQDALDKFQRTDGWTAGADASVAVVKIGANGAVDLNTATSPVEVIVMTNAGLMANLNIEGTKVTKLKI